A segment of the Arachis hypogaea cultivar Tifrunner chromosome 5, arahy.Tifrunner.gnm2.J5K5, whole genome shotgun sequence genome:
CAGAAGAAGAGTCCTCCCTGTAGCAAATTTGAATCCTATAAACAATAGCACAGATCCAAAGTTGAGCAGCAACAAACAGCATAGTAAAGTTCAAACCTTCTATAACGAACACTCCAGCCTCCCTCACCATCTAAGGATAAAACTACATCATGAAATGCAACTAATGCAACCAAAAAATAAGCTCGGCACCCTTTTTTCTCTGGATATAATACACATACTGAAGCCCTTCTTTCCCCTCCTCATATGTTGTTGAAGGAAAGGGAAAAGATAAATAATGAAAAGAATATTGGCAGAAAagctaccaaaaaataaaaatcatcaaaACAATGACTCATTTTTACTGTTGCAGCATAATTCTTCCAACCTTCTCAATAAAACCAGCAAGGCTTGGGAAGAAACATGGTACAAAAGTTAAGCTATTGTTGCTGTTCTTCAGCATCCATGCGAGTTCCCTTCTCGCTAAGGAGAAAAGACTGCTCGGATTGGTCAATTGGTGGCTCTAGTGTTGAGTCATCTGCGGTCGATGCCAAACCCGAGTCCAAATTTGAATCAACGAAGAGGCAAACTGCAGCACAATCATCAACCTTGCACAAAGGGAACTTCATCCTCCATACTTTAACAGCTGACTCCACCAGTGATCGAGCCGCAGAAGGGCGTGGAGAAGATGCCACTATGTCCACAACCTCTTCATTTGATAAAACATCCCATATCTGCCAAAAGGAATCAACACGAGTTTATTAAATAGTTAAAATATTTCATACACAATCCCCTGATACAGCAACTATTACATCACCCGCAACTTAGTATTCTAGATCatcccctatatatatataagaagctTAGTATTCTGCCGTAAGCATATTAAATGATCCAGAGAAGGGCTAAAAAGATAGGTCAAACAACTTGCAACTTAGAAAATGTTGGATCATTTATTTGATCCACTCAGGTGGGCATGGCTTAAAGCTATGGAGCATAAGTGGTAAATGCTACATAATATTATTGAACAATAATTTTACAGAGTATGTTGTTCAGCAGTCAGGAATAATAAAGGAAATAGTCAAAGGTGTTCAATGGCAAATAAAATGTACCTGCTAGATCCTGAAAATGTTTTCATACCTTGAATGAAGGTTTGTGCTTACTCATCAACATTGTGCTGATTGTTAATCTGTAATATAAAATGCAGCAATCAAAGTGAGCTTCCTAAACCTTAGTCTTCAAACTATTTCCcgttatacaaaaaaataaaattaattcaaaaaaaaaaaagaagaagctaaaTTACCTTCAACCTTGGAATGTAATATCTATGTCTGCGAGATTTTGCAGCAGCTCCACCAACGATTCTTCaaactgaaaaataattttggcgttgagggagaaaacaaaataaaataagaatgaaaactattatgACTCCATTCAAATTAACATCAAATTCAAGGTTTCTCATCATATGCGCATGATAGTGTGAAAGTGACCTATTGAAAGAAACTAAGAAAGCAACATTAGATAAAGCTAAATAGATAAACTTTTAATTTGGTTATTGCACTAAGATCAAGGAGCGTGACTTCTCTTTTTCCCATAGAATGTAAACATGTCAGTTACTATTGATAGAAATCCCtactatacatacatatatatatatatatatatatatatgatttttaaattgcttttataaaataattgACACCAGTAGTATAATACTTGACTCGAGTTTCAATCTAAGaaaaaatcattaattaataCTTGAGTGTTAATACCTTAATCaggtcattaattaattatttctatgaACACATcactaaaattaaattgaaaatttcatTTACCCTATTTGCAAGAAAGGCTCAGATTGGCAATCCATAGGGTTATTGGTTTGAGAAGGCTAAAAGGTAAAGTTGCTGTTTGTAGCAGCTGAA
Coding sequences within it:
- the LOC112801255 gene encoding probable protein phosphatase 2C 33 produces the protein MLMSKHKPSFKIWDVLSNEEVVDIVASSPRPSAARSLVESAVKVWRMKFPLCKVDDCAAVCLFVDSNLDSGLASTADDSTLEPPIDQSEQSFLLSEKGTRMDAEEQQQ